In Kitasatospora sp. NBC_00240, the following are encoded in one genomic region:
- a CDS encoding RraA family protein, whose protein sequence is MTRTSSVRADQGKDGPLLSLALDRHGLRPTNRYALATLSRIDADRSSFNDIEEHVARGCSPLWASPRVAGPAYTVQCPAGDNLMLHAAIHRAEPGSVVAVESGDVDYALAGGNGVCAVARRRGIAAFVVDGVVRDLGEVREAGFPVFSRGVIPIPGTKRKLGALGAPVRVGGVLVHPGDIVVADEEGIVVTPAARQAEVLGAARAKLAEEAEESLDDWAAQHRARIETALAERGFTG, encoded by the coding sequence GTGACCCGCACCAGTTCCGTCCGAGCAGACCAGGGGAAGGACGGACCGCTGCTCTCCTTGGCCCTGGACAGGCACGGCCTGCGACCGACGAACAGGTACGCGCTGGCGACCCTGTCGAGGATCGACGCCGACAGGTCCTCGTTCAACGACATCGAGGAACATGTCGCGCGCGGGTGCAGCCCGCTGTGGGCGTCGCCGCGGGTCGCCGGGCCGGCGTACACGGTGCAGTGCCCGGCCGGCGACAACCTGATGCTGCACGCCGCCATCCACCGCGCGGAGCCCGGCTCGGTCGTCGCGGTCGAGTCGGGGGACGTGGACTACGCGCTGGCCGGCGGCAACGGGGTGTGTGCCGTCGCCCGGCGCCGGGGCATCGCCGCGTTCGTGGTCGACGGGGTCGTCCGCGACCTCGGGGAGGTGCGGGAGGCGGGCTTCCCGGTGTTCTCCCGCGGGGTGATCCCGATCCCGGGGACCAAGCGGAAGCTGGGCGCGCTCGGTGCACCGGTGCGGGTCGGCGGCGTGCTGGTGCACCCCGGCGACATCGTGGTCGCGGACGAGGAGGGGATCGTGGTCACGCCGGCCGCCCGGCAGGCGGAGGTGCTGGGCGCTGCGCGGGCCAAGCTCGCCGAGGAGGCGGAGGAGTCCCTGGACGACTGGGCGGCGCAGCACCGCGCCCGGATCGAGACGGCGTTGGCCGAGCGGGGTTTCACCGGCTGA